In Symphalangus syndactylus isolate Jambi chromosome 14, NHGRI_mSymSyn1-v2.1_pri, whole genome shotgun sequence, one DNA window encodes the following:
- the GPR45 gene encoding probable G-protein coupled receptor 45: protein MNRKSQLVLTKTDISPQDHSSAPEVHRHPGRCSQQTKNGSHRSAEGSPPGHFCPSSKGLSTMACNSTSLEAYPYLLLNTSNASDSGSTPLPAPLRISLAIVMLLMTVVGFLGNTVVCIIVYQRPAMRSAINLLLATLAFSDIMLSLCCMPFTAVTLITVRWHFGDHFCRLSATLYWFFVLEGVAILLIISVDRFLIIVQRQDKLNPRRAKVIIAVSWVLSFCIAGPSLTGWTLVEVPARAPQCVLGYTELPADRAYVVTLVVAVFFVPFGVMLCAYMCILNTVRKNAVRVHNQSDSLDLRQLTRAGLRRLQRQQQVSVDLSFKTKAFTTILILFVGFSLCWLPHSVYSLLSVFSQRFYCGSSFYATSTCVLWLSYLKSVFNPIVYCWRIKKFREACIELLPQTFQILPKVPERIRRRIQPSTVYVCNENQSAV from the coding sequence ATGAATCGCAAATCCCAGCTAGTGCTCACAAAGACGGACATTTCTCCCCAAGACCATTCCAGTGCCCCAGAGGTCCACAGACATCCAGGAAGATGCAGCCAGCAGACAAAGAATGGCAGCCACCGAAGCGCTGAGGGGAGCCCTCCCGGCCATTTCTGTCCCAGCTCCAAGGGTCTCTCCACCATGGCCTGCAACAGCACGTCCCTTGAGGCTTACCCATACCTGCTGCTGAACACCAGCAACGCCTCGGACTCCGGGTCCACCCCGTTGCCCGCACCCCTCAGGATCTCCTTGGCCATAGTAATGCTACTGATGACGGTGGTGGGGTTCCTGGGCAACACTGTGGTCTGCATTATTGTGTACCAGAGGCCGGCTATGCGCTCGGCCATCAACCTGCTGCTGGCCACCCTGGCCTTCTCTGACATCATGCTGTCCCTCTGCTGCATGCCCTTCACCGCCGTCACCCTCATCACCGTGCGCTGGCACTTTGGGGACCACTTCTGCCGCCTCTCAGCCACGCTCTACTGGTTTTTTGTCCTGGAGGGCGTGGCCATCCTGCTCATCATCAGCGTGGACCGCTTCCTCATCATCGTCCAGCGCCAGGACAAGCTGAACCCGCGCAGGGCCAAGGTGATCATTGCGGTCTCCTGGGTGCTGTCTTTCTGCATCGCGGGGCCCTCGCTCACGGGTTGGACGTTGGTGGAGGTGCCGGCGCGGGCCCCACAGTGCGTGCTGGGCTACACGGAGCTCCCCGCTGACCGCGCCTACGTGGTCACCTTGGTGGTGGCCGTGTTCTTCGTGCCCTTTGGCGTCATGCTGTGCGCCTACATGTGCATCCTCAACACGGTCCGCAAGAACGCCGTGCGCGTGCACAACCAGTCGGACAGCCTGGACCTGAGGCAGCTCACCAGGGCGGGCCTGCGGCGCCTGCAGCGGCAGCAACAGGTCAGCGTGGACTTGAGCTTCAAGACCAAGGCCTTTACCACCATCCTGATCCTCTTCGTGGGCTTCTCCCTCTGCTGGCTGCCCCACTCCGTCTACAGCCTCCTGTCTGTGTTCAGCCAGCGCTTTTACTGCGGTTCCTCCTTCTATGCCACCAGCACCTGCGTCCTGTGGCTCAGTTACCTCAAGTCCGTCTTCAACCCCATCGTCTACTGCTGGAGAATCAAAAAATTCCGTGAGGCCTGCATAGAGTTGCTGCCCCAGACCTTCCAAATCCTCCCCAAAGTGCCTGAGCGGATCCGAAGGAGAATCCAGCCGAGCACAGTCTACGTGTGCAATGAAAACCAGTCTGCGGTTTAG